The Pontibacter korlensis sequence GGGTTCGATCTTACCCTATGTTCTACCGCCTGCACTTGCCGGCTGTTACCTTTGCTGCAGCAAACATGCCCTGCACCGGGAAGTGAATGCAGCTAGTAATATAAGAAATAAGGCGGTCGGGCAGACCGTTTCAGCTTGGGAGATATACGGTCGCAGTAGCCAGGTAGCCCAGGAATCCAACCTGCTTTAGCGGTGGGAATGTCAAAGGAAATGGAAGAGACGCTACAGCGGTGTCCTCTGAATAACTCTCAGGTTCCGTTTTCGGCAGAAGACTTTCTGCACCTCCCACAGCAGATGCAGGCATACTTGACCCACTGCAGATATTTTGGCAAAGGCAGAATCTACAACTTCTTGATAGACTTTGAACACACAGGCATAAAGCTAAAGCCAGATGCAAAGTGGACATCCATGAAGTGCCAGCAGTTTAATTCTGTGTTGCCTCCTACTCGACTAGCCCTGATGCAAAGCAGGATGTATGGCTTTATACCCTTCACTGGAAGAGACAAACTGCAGAATGGCCATGGTAATATGCTCATAAAGCTGGCTGGAATAACAGTGAGTAATGCAACTGGCACTAAGATGGATCAAGCTGCCCTTGTCACTTATTTGGCAGAAACACCTCTCCTTCCTGCTGCTTACCTCCTCCATAACATCACCTGGAACGAGATAAGCGAGAACATCATTAAGGCCACTGTCACCGATGCAGGAAATACTGCGAGCGGTGAATTTTATTTTAACGATCAGCATGAAATCAATGCGTTTAGAACCAATGACAGGTTTTACTCATCAGATGGAAAAGAATATAAAAATTGGGCCTGGTCTGCTTATTATGATAGGTACGAAGAAAGGAACGGTATAAAGATACCGACAGTTGTGCGTGCTGTTTGGCACATGCCAGAGGGAGACTACGAGTACTTCAGAGCGGCTACCAAGAGCATCAGGTATAATATTAGACCCTAATGCTTTATTCACAGGTACAAAAAACAACAAGGGTAACATCCGTCTGATGCTACCCTTGTCATATCTAACTGCGTTAACAGTCAGCTTAATCTTCCAACCTTTTTATGATACTTTTTTAACGAGCCCCTTTACCTGAAGGTTGTCGTATTGTTAAAATATTTTTAATCAAAAAGGCCGACTCTAAAAGTCGGCCTTTTCTTCAAGCTCGGAAGTTCAACACTTCTTGCGCTGATTACATTATTTTATACGTGCATTACAGCACGCTGTTTCAGGTTTCTGAGCTGGATTAGAATCTTCTTTTACGGAAGCCGCCGCCTCCTTCTCTTCTGTCACCACCTCTTCTTTCACGGTCGCCGCCACTGCGACGCTCACGGAATCCGCCTCTATCGCCACCACGGTCTGAACCACGGAAGCCGCCACCGCCTCTACGATCGCCTCTGCCTCTGTCACGGTCTCCACCGCCACCAAAGCCAAAGTCTTCCTTATCGCCACGGCCTTCCTTCGGACCTGAGCCTTTCTTCTGCGATTTCTCAATGACTACCATACGGCCATCATACTCTACGCGTCCGATGTTCTCTACAATTTCAGCAGTGTACTCAGTTGGTACTTCTACAAAGCTGAACTTGTCGTACAGGTCGATGTCGCCAACACGGCCTTCCGGAATGCTGGAGTTTTGTGCCAACAGGTCGATTAGATCGCGTGGGTGTACACGGTCTTTCTTACCGATAGTGATAAACAGGCGGTCCATACCTTCTTTCGCGGCTCCAAGACCTTTTTCAGCCTCAGCACCTTTCTCCTTCACTTTCTGCTCTTTCAAGCTCATTTTAAGGAGCGCAGCAGCAAGGTCAAGCGGCGTATAACCTTCTGTCTCGTTCACGAAACGCTCAATGCGCGCTACGTGCTTAGCCAGATGTCCTTTCTCCAGTACTTCCTTCACTTTATCAAAGAAAATGTT is a genomic window containing:
- a CDS encoding DUF6544 family protein, coding for MSKEMEETLQRCPLNNSQVPFSAEDFLHLPQQMQAYLTHCRYFGKGRIYNFLIDFEHTGIKLKPDAKWTSMKCQQFNSVLPPTRLALMQSRMYGFIPFTGRDKLQNGHGNMLIKLAGITVSNATGTKMDQAALVTYLAETPLLPAAYLLHNITWNEISENIIKATVTDAGNTASGEFYFNDQHEINAFRTNDRFYSSDGKEYKNWAWSAYYDRYEERNGIKIPTVVRAVWHMPEGDYEYFRAATKSIRYNIRP